The following coding sequences lie in one Spirochaetota bacterium genomic window:
- a CDS encoding DUF2283 domain-containing protein produces MRITYDSEVDALYIRFIEAAVTTEHVADGIAVDYDSAGNIAGIELLDAVKRLGSKDVFKKVILEDLGLHAS; encoded by the coding sequence ATGAGAATAACGTATGATTCCGAGGTTGATGCCCTCTATATCCGGTTTATTGAAGCGGCGGTGACAACCGAACATGTTGCCGATGGCATAGCGGTCGATTATGATTCAGCCGGGAATATTGCCGGCATTGAGCTTCTTGACGCGGTGAAGAGGCTTGGTTCGAAGGACGTCTTTAAAAAGGTTATTCTCGAAGACCTTGGGTTACACGCTTCCTAG